One segment of Alnus glutinosa chromosome 2, dhAlnGlut1.1, whole genome shotgun sequence DNA contains the following:
- the LOC133861432 gene encoding F-box/kelch-repeat protein At3g06240-like has translation MHTLLLYPSDPQVEHNGDFFANPSDRIELYNPSKEEYSLHLVGSSNGLLCLANMILSNERGLCVLWNPSIQKAISLPKPNLPCLGSMIQSVGLGYEPMTDDYKLVRLVYGGTTYIPFKKNVPSLVEIYTLRTGIWRSFTAPGPPYLVAMCSSSVFMNGALHWPANTPSWQRAFRNVIVWFNMKDEAFGEVGRPKSLQGLEDLNVSVAIVDGLLALFPCATARNETSQAVWVMKEYGAEESWSKLFDVRIGVLERVIGFTKSDEVLVQKAQSLFSFGPSSQGYVDLPIRDPEDIYLDTYVESLVLLNAADRVPG, from the coding sequence ATGCACACCCTCCTGCTGTATCCATCAGATCCACAAGTAGAACATAATGGGGATTTCTTTGCAAACCCATCAGATCGCATAGAATTGTATAATCCATCCAAAGAAGAATATTCATTGCACTTAGTTGGTTCATCTAATGGCCTACTTTGTCTTGCCAATATGATTCTCAGTAACGAGAGAGGGTTATGTGTTCTCTGGAACCCTTCTATTCAAAAAGCCATATCCCTTCCCAAGCCTAATCTTCCATGTCTCGGTTCGATGATCCAATCTGTTGGCTTGGGGTATGAGCCCATGACCGATGATTACAAATTGGTGAGGCTCGTGTACGGAGGCACTACTTAcattcctttcaaaaaaaatgttcCATCTCTGGTTGAGATTTATACGCTTCGAACCGGCATATGGCGCTCTTTTACTGCCCCCGGTCCTCCCTACCTCGTGGCCATGTGCTCCTCATCGGTTTTCATGAATGGGGCACTCCACTGGCCCGCAAATACTCCATCGTGGCAACGCGCCTTTCGCAATGTGATTGTGTGGTTTAATATGAAGGATGAGGCCTTTGGTGAAGTGGGTAGGCCTAAGAGTTTACAAGGGTTGGAAGACTTGAACGTTAGTGTGGCGATAGTTGATGGCTTGCTTGCGCTTTTCCCTTGTGCCACGGCTAGAAACGAGACGTCTCAGGCGGTGTGGGTGATGAAAGAGTACGGAGCAGAGGAATCTTGGAGTAAGCTGTTTGATGTTCGCATTGGGGTATTGGAGAGGGTGATAGGCTTTACAAAGAGTGATGAAGTTCTAGTGCAAAAGGCTCAAAGTTTGTTTTCTTTCGGACCAAGTAGCCAAGGATATGTTGATCTTCCCATTCGTGACCCAGAGGACATTTATTTGGATACTTATGTGGAGAGCCTTGTTCTACTGAATGCAGCTGACCGAGTTCCAGGGTGA